One Haloterrigena salifodinae DNA window includes the following coding sequences:
- a CDS encoding acetamidase/formamidase family protein, which produces MSQQDEREVREELSVDQYTLGLVGPDQEWAGTVADGGTIETYTPPGCWGPMVTPEFRGGHEVTRPIRVEGAEVGDAVALHIRDVKVTSMATSTGSMAEREDAFYDDPFVDHRCPECGTEWPETVVEGTGEEAIKCAECGANASSFGFEYGYTVAFDDDHSVGITLDEDAAHELAENADEVMDIPENSRQHPILLYEPGEMPGTLGRLRPFIGNVGTTPSITMPDSHNAGDFGQYLIGAEHDYGVESEEELEARTDGHMDIPQVRPGATLICPVKIDGAGVYVGDLHANQGDGELSLHTTDVSGNVTMDVEVIEDLELDGPVLLPPEEDLPFISKPYSEDEREAGRELGTEHGVDIEDDMGPIQVIGSGATVNDATQNAFDRATKLLDMSEGEVRSRCTFTGGVQIGRLPGVVQLDMLAPMDVLEDRGMSHLVRDQYGL; this is translated from the coding sequence ATGTCACAACAAGACGAGCGAGAAGTCCGAGAGGAACTGTCCGTCGACCAGTACACGCTCGGCCTCGTCGGACCCGATCAGGAGTGGGCGGGGACCGTCGCGGACGGGGGGACGATCGAGACGTACACGCCGCCGGGCTGCTGGGGACCCATGGTGACACCCGAGTTCCGGGGCGGCCACGAGGTCACGCGACCGATCCGCGTCGAGGGCGCCGAAGTCGGCGACGCCGTCGCCTTGCACATCCGGGACGTCAAGGTGACGAGCATGGCGACGAGCACGGGGTCGATGGCCGAACGCGAGGACGCCTTCTACGACGACCCATTCGTCGACCACCGCTGTCCGGAGTGTGGCACCGAGTGGCCGGAGACGGTCGTCGAGGGCACCGGCGAGGAGGCGATCAAGTGCGCCGAGTGCGGCGCGAACGCCTCCTCCTTCGGCTTCGAGTACGGCTACACCGTCGCCTTCGACGACGACCACAGCGTCGGGATCACGCTCGACGAGGACGCCGCCCACGAACTCGCCGAGAACGCCGACGAAGTGATGGACATCCCCGAGAACTCCCGCCAACATCCCATCCTGCTGTACGAGCCCGGCGAGATGCCCGGCACGCTGGGTCGCTTGCGGCCGTTCATCGGGAATGTCGGGACGACGCCGTCGATCACGATGCCCGACTCGCACAACGCGGGCGACTTCGGCCAGTACCTCATCGGCGCCGAACACGACTACGGCGTCGAGAGCGAGGAGGAACTCGAGGCCCGTACGGACGGTCACATGGATATCCCCCAAGTGCGCCCGGGCGCGACTCTGATCTGTCCCGTCAAGATCGACGGCGCCGGGGTCTACGTCGGCGACCTCCACGCGAATCAGGGCGACGGCGAACTCTCCCTGCACACGACCGACGTGAGCGGGAACGTCACGATGGACGTGGAAGTCATCGAGGACCTCGAGTTAGACGGGCCCGTCCTGCTCCCACCGGAGGAGGACCTGCCCTTTATCAGCAAACCCTACAGCGAGGACGAACGCGAGGCGGGTCGTGAACTCGGCACCGAACACGGCGTCGATATCGAGGACGACATGGGCCCGATCCAGGTGATCGGCTCCGGCGCGACGGTCAACGACGCCACGCAGAACGCCTTCGACCGCGCCACGAAACTGCTGGACATGAGCGAGGGCGAGGTCCGCTCGCGGTGTACGTTCACCGGCGGCGTCCAGATCGGACGTCTGCCGGGCGTCGTCCAACTGGACATGCTCGCGCCGATGGACGTGCTCGAGGACCGCGGGATGTCCCACCTGGTGCGCGATCAGTACGGGCTGTAG
- a CDS encoding DUF2267 domain-containing protein — protein MSAAATLGETLTGGEAEDVAAQLPDELAWVLEDADHDGAGYDRGAFVDRVGEHLRDIDVEPDDAEQFAEAVTDAVAAALTGGEVRDLMSQLDDDLHPLFEDVTVHPDQL, from the coding sequence GTGAGCGCCGCCGCGACGCTCGGCGAGACGCTGACCGGCGGCGAGGCCGAGGACGTCGCCGCCCAGTTGCCCGACGAACTGGCGTGGGTCCTCGAGGACGCCGACCACGACGGCGCCGGCTATGACCGCGGGGCGTTCGTCGACCGCGTCGGCGAACATCTCCGCGACATCGACGTCGAACCCGACGACGCCGAGCAGTTCGCCGAGGCGGTCACCGACGCCGTCGCCGCCGCGCTCACGGGCGGCGAGGTCCGGGATCTCATGTCCCAGCTCGATGACGACCTCCACCCGCTGTTCGAGGACGTGACGGTCCATCCCGACCAGCTCTGA
- a CDS encoding DUF7576 family protein, with amino-acid sequence MADSTDEDSQECRVCGDTVASSANHRVVTAVEDGETVYEHFCSDDCLEIWES; translated from the coding sequence ATGGCTGATTCGACGGACGAGGACTCACAGGAGTGTCGAGTGTGTGGCGACACCGTTGCATCGTCTGCTAACCACCGCGTCGTGACCGCCGTCGAGGACGGCGAGACGGTCTACGAACACTTCTGTAGCGACGACTGCCTCGAGATCTGGGAGTCGTAG
- a CDS encoding formyltetrahydrofolate deformylase — protein MTTDITEITVIGDDDTGLVANVTSLLFERGVNIEDLDQAVRDGVFRMYIAVDTSEMVCTEETLREDLHELGDDLGLDVQVRFPADRETQQIAVLGTKESHCLEAIFEAWANDELGADIGVVIGNHDDLQPLAEHYDVPFHDIGDEKGQQNEDELLDVLAEYDVDLIVLARYMRILSPNVVFRYEDRIINVHPSLLPAFPGAEAYRQALEGGVRVAGVTAHYVTTDLDQGPIITQRAFDVPDDADLDEMKRRGQPLEADALLEAVKLHLNGDVSVHRGRTSVRENGSEYQLGLPEEIDEVTPDRPVDGIGDVVAKEQ, from the coding sequence ATGACGACCGACATTACCGAAATCACCGTGATCGGAGACGACGATACGGGACTGGTCGCCAACGTGACCAGCCTCCTGTTCGAGCGCGGAGTCAACATCGAGGACCTCGATCAGGCGGTTCGCGACGGCGTTTTCCGGATGTATATAGCCGTCGACACCTCCGAGATGGTCTGTACCGAGGAGACGCTCCGCGAGGACCTCCACGAACTTGGCGACGACCTTGGACTCGACGTTCAGGTCCGATTCCCCGCCGACCGCGAGACCCAGCAGATCGCCGTTCTCGGCACGAAAGAGAGCCACTGTCTCGAGGCGATCTTCGAGGCGTGGGCCAACGACGAACTCGGCGCCGACATCGGGGTCGTCATCGGCAACCACGACGACCTCCAGCCGCTCGCGGAACACTACGACGTCCCCTTCCACGACATCGGCGACGAGAAGGGCCAGCAAAACGAGGACGAACTGCTCGACGTGCTCGCCGAGTACGACGTCGACCTAATCGTGCTCGCGCGGTACATGCGCATCCTCTCTCCTAACGTGGTCTTCCGCTACGAGGATCGCATCATCAACGTCCATCCCTCGCTGCTGCCCGCGTTCCCCGGGGCCGAAGCGTACCGGCAGGCGCTCGAGGGGGGCGTTCGTGTCGCGGGCGTCACCGCCCACTACGTGACGACCGACTTAGACCAGGGGCCGATCATCACCCAGCGCGCGTTCGACGTCCCCGACGACGCCGATCTGGACGAGATGAAACGCCGCGGCCAGCCCCTCGAAGCCGACGCCTTGCTCGAGGCGGTGAAACTCCACCTCAACGGCGACGTCTCGGTCCACCGCGGCCGGACCTCGGTCCGGGAGAACGGGAGCGAGTACCAGCTCGGCCTCCCCGAGGAGATCGACGAGGTCACGCCGGACCGACCGGTCGACGGCATCGGCGACGTCGTCGCGAAGGAACAGTAG
- a CDS encoding NAD(P)/FAD-dependent oxidoreductase, which translates to MTLPGTLDVAIVGAGPAGIGTAVALESLEIEYAVLERDCIGSSFRQWPDEMRLLTPSFPATAFGTRDLNAITPDTSPALALDREHPTGEQYADYLEAVAAFHEVPVYGDVDVDRVVPGDATETEPGETDVETDGFSLQTSAGPLEADYVVWAAGEYQYPADGSFPGAEHSVHVSTVDSWVAYADRWSPDGAETAFDRESSDADAEPSARVAADGAGSTGPVTDDVVIVGGAESGIDAALGLADAGCSVAVLDADGPWQYRSPDPSEVLSPRTSERLERALIEGRPIDLVTDARVASIECVQAGPVRADDGYVLRTTDGDRFRSRAPPLLATGFEGSLAVVDDLFAFDGDAPALTDRDESTETPGLFLVGPQVAHDGQQFCFIYKFRQRFAVVAETIADRLGVDTDPLEAYRERGMFLDDLECCEPAYCDC; encoded by the coding sequence ATGACGTTACCAGGAACGCTCGACGTCGCGATCGTTGGTGCCGGCCCCGCGGGGATCGGTACCGCAGTCGCGCTCGAGTCCCTCGAGATTGAGTACGCCGTCCTCGAGCGCGATTGCATCGGTTCGTCGTTCCGACAGTGGCCCGACGAGATGCGACTGCTGACGCCGTCGTTTCCCGCCACGGCCTTCGGCACCCGCGATCTGAACGCGATCACGCCCGACACCTCGCCGGCACTGGCGCTGGACCGCGAGCATCCGACCGGCGAGCAGTACGCCGACTACCTCGAGGCCGTCGCCGCGTTTCACGAGGTGCCCGTCTACGGCGACGTCGACGTCGACCGCGTCGTCCCCGGTGACGCTACGGAAACTGAACCGGGCGAGACGGACGTCGAGACCGACGGTTTCTCCCTCCAGACCAGCGCTGGCCCGCTCGAGGCCGACTACGTCGTCTGGGCCGCGGGCGAGTACCAGTATCCGGCGGACGGCTCGTTTCCGGGCGCGGAGCACTCGGTCCACGTCTCGACGGTGGACTCGTGGGTGGCCTACGCCGACCGGTGGTCGCCGGACGGCGCCGAGACGGCCTTCGACCGCGAATCTTCGGACGCCGACGCAGAGCCGTCCGCACGCGTCGCGGCCGACGGCGCCGGCTCGACCGGCCCCGTCACGGACGACGTCGTGATCGTCGGCGGCGCCGAGAGCGGCATCGACGCGGCGCTCGGTCTCGCCGATGCCGGCTGCTCGGTCGCCGTGCTCGACGCCGACGGCCCGTGGCAGTACCGCAGTCCCGACCCCAGCGAGGTGCTCTCGCCGCGGACGAGCGAGCGACTCGAGCGAGCGCTGATCGAGGGACGCCCGATCGATCTCGTTACCGACGCGCGCGTTGCGAGTATCGAGTGCGTGCAGGCGGGCCCGGTACGCGCCGACGACGGCTACGTCCTCCGGACGACCGACGGTGATCGATTCCGCTCGCGGGCGCCGCCGCTGCTCGCCACCGGGTTCGAGGGGAGTCTCGCCGTCGTCGACGACCTGTTCGCGTTCGACGGCGACGCGCCAGCGTTGACCGACCGCGACGAGTCGACCGAGACGCCGGGGCTCTTCCTGGTCGGCCCGCAGGTCGCCCACGATGGGCAGCAGTTCTGCTTCATCTACAAGTTCCGCCAGCGCTTCGCCGTCGTCGCCGAGACGATCGCCGACCGACTCGGCGTCGATACCGACCCGCTCGAGGCCTACCGGGAACGAGGGATGTTCCTCGACGACCTCGAGTGCTGCGAGCCGGCGTACTGCGACTGCTGA
- a CDS encoding DUF7511 domain-containing protein, with protein sequence MTERDSDTDADIDVETLAEEAASPDSQPADSELSPCYKAYVERNDDRPDVCTIYSDVTTGDFEETWVRAIGAAFVSRDDAR encoded by the coding sequence GTGACCGAACGAGATTCCGACACCGACGCCGATATCGACGTCGAGACGCTCGCCGAAGAAGCCGCGTCGCCGGACTCGCAACCGGCGGACAGCGAACTCTCGCCGTGTTACAAGGCCTACGTCGAGCGCAACGACGACCGCCCGGACGTCTGTACGATCTACTCGGACGTGACGACGGGCGACTTCGAAGAGACGTGGGTTCGCGCGATCGGTGCAGCATTCGTCTCTCGAGACGATGCGCGGTGA
- a CDS encoding GTP-binding protein has translation MPDSSIPVTVLSGVLGAGKTTTLNHVLRETDRDLAVLVNDMGEVNIDAELVAESSDIADEDEELIELSNGCICCELRGDLLDAVGELTASDREFDGIVVESTGVAEPLPVAQTLTLGFDQADLDPTEFYAETGIEPLEGCHLDTTVTVVDAHQFRTAMKSDELLDDDGTEKHLGDLVVEQVEFCDVLLVNKCDLVEEETLAEIEATLEVLQPRAEIVRTEHGRVDPDDVVDTDRFDFEAARRSAGWVRELQEPHESAEEEHGVSSFVFEARRPFHPERFADLLDEFPDTVVRVKGHFWIATRRDEAFTLNVAGQSVRVGPGGTWVAALPEDERREHLTEDAELEAVWHDRWGDRNVRLVLIGTEMDRESLRSDLKSCLATDADLEADPETLGDRFPRFEPLEEELEDDEETDDEETDDADEDRDHATELGIAD, from the coding sequence ATGCCCGATAGCTCGATTCCCGTCACGGTGCTCTCCGGCGTCCTCGGCGCTGGGAAGACGACGACGCTCAACCACGTGCTGCGAGAGACTGACCGCGACCTCGCCGTCCTCGTTAACGACATGGGCGAGGTCAATATCGACGCCGAACTCGTCGCCGAGTCCTCGGACATCGCCGACGAGGACGAGGAACTGATAGAACTCTCGAACGGTTGCATCTGCTGTGAACTGCGGGGCGACTTGCTCGACGCCGTCGGCGAACTCACCGCGTCGGATCGGGAGTTCGACGGGATCGTCGTCGAATCGACCGGCGTTGCGGAGCCGCTACCCGTTGCTCAGACCCTGACGCTCGGCTTCGATCAGGCCGATCTCGACCCCACCGAGTTCTACGCGGAAACCGGAATCGAACCGCTCGAGGGCTGTCACCTCGATACGACCGTTACGGTCGTCGACGCCCACCAGTTCCGGACGGCGATGAAATCCGACGAACTGCTCGACGACGACGGCACCGAGAAACACCTCGGGGATCTCGTCGTCGAACAGGTCGAGTTCTGCGACGTCCTCCTGGTGAACAAGTGCGACCTCGTCGAGGAGGAGACGCTCGCGGAGATCGAAGCGACGCTCGAGGTGCTCCAGCCCCGCGCCGAGATCGTCCGTACCGAACACGGTCGAGTTGATCCCGACGACGTCGTCGACACTGATCGGTTCGACTTCGAGGCGGCCAGGCGATCTGCGGGCTGGGTTCGGGAACTTCAGGAGCCCCACGAGTCGGCCGAGGAGGAACACGGCGTCTCTTCGTTCGTCTTCGAGGCGCGCCGCCCGTTTCACCCCGAACGGTTCGCCGACCTGCTCGACGAGTTCCCCGACACCGTCGTCCGCGTGAAGGGCCACTTCTGGATCGCCACCCGCCGCGACGAGGCGTTCACACTCAACGTCGCCGGTCAGTCGGTTCGCGTCGGTCCCGGCGGGACGTGGGTCGCCGCGCTTCCCGAAGACGAACGCCGCGAGCACCTCACCGAAGACGCCGAACTCGAGGCGGTCTGGCACGACCGATGGGGCGACCGGAACGTCCGGCTGGTCCTGATCGGCACCGAGATGGACCGCGAGTCGCTGCGCAGCGACCTGAAGTCGTGTCTGGCGACCGACGCCGATCTCGAAGCCGACCCCGAAACGCTCGGGGATCGATTCCCGCGGTTCGAGCCGCTCGAAGAGGAACTCGAGGACGACGAGGAGACGGACGACGAGGAGACGGACGACGCCGACGAGGATCGCGATCACGCGACGGAACTCGGGATCGCGGATTGA
- a CDS encoding nucleoside recognition domain-containing protein codes for MTDAEPARRYSEPNRAVLIGKESVGKSALAAGLTGAAPAAENVDGATVSNEVYRGGDLEVIDTPGITLEADTETTREALAALEGAETVVLVVPASAIARDLGDLLPLVRGRTGAVIVTHWDRVEAIDETERRRAVADLESDLGVPVVPVDARSLERDRVAADGGPRGGTTGTDGDRSMTPADGRAVRAALAHAAELPGDTAVEIDWDLEPPERVFDRPYLGPVASALVLLLPAVVAVWFANAVAAELDPRVGAALEPAVRWTTSLPGPLAAVLGGDYGLLAMGPFLFVWALPTMLIFALFTGAYAASGLTMRVTTALHPIVRRVGLTGRDLVRVVMGFGCNVPAVTSTRACSDCTRCTTISAVSFGAACSYQFPATLAVFAAVGMPWLVGPYLAVLVATTLLYVRLIAPPEARTAALAVDRRTRLERPRPRAIWREARSSLASFVTTALPVFAAICVVAALFEYVGALERLGAVLEPAMAAFALPAEAALPIVLAAIRKDGIALLTAESAALEALSPVEVLVAVYLAGVLLPCLVTAITVAREVSVRFVAGMLARQAAAAVGFAFAIAWTGRLLF; via the coding sequence ATGACCGACGCGGAACCTGCTCGGCGCTACTCGGAGCCCAACCGTGCCGTCTTGATCGGCAAGGAGAGCGTCGGGAAGTCCGCCCTCGCGGCGGGACTCACCGGCGCGGCGCCGGCCGCCGAGAACGTCGACGGCGCGACGGTCTCGAACGAGGTCTACCGGGGCGGCGACCTCGAGGTGATCGACACGCCCGGGATCACTCTCGAGGCGGACACCGAGACGACCCGCGAGGCGCTGGCTGCGCTCGAGGGTGCCGAAACGGTCGTCCTCGTCGTTCCGGCGTCGGCCATCGCCCGTGACCTCGGCGACCTCTTGCCGCTCGTCCGGGGTCGGACCGGTGCGGTGATTGTCACTCATTGGGACCGCGTCGAGGCGATCGACGAGACCGAGCGACGTCGCGCTGTCGCCGACCTCGAATCGGACCTCGGCGTTCCCGTCGTCCCGGTCGACGCGCGCTCCCTCGAGCGCGATCGGGTCGCGGCGGACGGCGGTCCCCGAGGCGGAACCACCGGCACGGACGGCGACCGTTCGATGACCCCGGCCGACGGCCGTGCGGTTCGCGCCGCGCTGGCCCACGCGGCTGAGTTGCCCGGCGACACCGCAGTGGAAATCGACTGGGATCTCGAGCCGCCCGAACGCGTTTTCGACCGGCCGTATCTCGGTCCCGTGGCGAGCGCGCTCGTTCTTCTGCTTCCCGCAGTCGTCGCCGTCTGGTTCGCCAACGCCGTCGCGGCCGAGCTGGATCCGCGCGTCGGCGCCGCCCTCGAGCCCGCCGTTCGCTGGACGACGTCGCTTCCCGGACCGCTCGCGGCCGTGCTCGGCGGCGACTACGGCCTGCTCGCGATGGGGCCGTTCCTGTTCGTCTGGGCGCTGCCGACGATGCTGATCTTCGCGCTGTTCACGGGCGCGTACGCGGCGAGCGGGCTGACGATGCGCGTGACGACGGCGCTGCATCCGATCGTGCGCCGCGTCGGACTCACCGGCCGGGATCTCGTCCGGGTCGTGATGGGCTTCGGCTGTAACGTCCCCGCGGTCACGAGCACGCGGGCTTGTTCGGACTGCACCCGCTGTACGACGATCTCGGCCGTCTCCTTCGGCGCGGCCTGCTCCTACCAGTTCCCCGCCACGCTGGCGGTGTTCGCCGCCGTCGGGATGCCGTGGCTCGTCGGCCCCTACCTCGCCGTTCTCGTCGCGACGACGCTGCTCTACGTCCGCCTGATCGCGCCGCCCGAAGCGCGCACGGCCGCCCTCGCCGTCGACCGACGCACCCGCCTCGAGCGGCCCCGTCCTCGTGCCATCTGGCGAGAGGCCCGCAGTTCGCTCGCGAGCTTCGTCACGACCGCGCTCCCCGTCTTCGCCGCCATCTGCGTCGTCGCCGCGCTGTTCGAGTACGTGGGCGCGCTCGAGCGCCTCGGCGCCGTCCTCGAGCCGGCGATGGCCGCCTTCGCCCTTCCAGCCGAGGCGGCGCTGCCGATCGTCCTCGCGGCGATCCGGAAGGACGGGATCGCACTCCTGACGGCCGAGTCGGCCGCGCTCGAGGCCCTCTCGCCGGTCGAGGTGCTGGTCGCCGTCTACCTCGCCGGCGTCTTGCTGCCCTGTCTCGTCACGGCGATTACGGTCGCCCGCGAGGTTTCGGTGCGGTTCGTCGCCGGGATGCTCGCGCGAC